Proteins from a genomic interval of Streptomyces fodineus:
- a CDS encoding VOC family protein encodes MTTDGFSTCLWFDGQAEEAAEFYVSVFKNSSLGRVSHYTDAGLGQTGSVLTVEFTANGQKFVALNGGPQFKFNEAISFQILCADQEEIDYYWTRLTENGGEGGPCGWLKDRFGVSWQVVYDRLADMIHDPDREKVDRATKAMMGMGKLDVAALDKAYAGE; translated from the coding sequence ATGACCACCGACGGATTCTCCACCTGTCTCTGGTTCGACGGCCAGGCCGAGGAGGCCGCCGAGTTCTACGTCTCGGTCTTCAAGAACTCCAGCCTCGGCCGGGTCAGCCACTACACCGACGCCGGGCTCGGTCAGACGGGCTCCGTGCTGACCGTCGAGTTCACGGCCAACGGCCAGAAGTTCGTCGCGCTCAACGGCGGCCCTCAGTTCAAGTTCAACGAGGCCATCTCCTTCCAGATCCTGTGCGCCGACCAGGAGGAGATCGACTACTACTGGACCCGGCTCACCGAGAACGGCGGCGAGGGCGGCCCCTGCGGCTGGCTCAAGGACCGGTTCGGCGTCTCCTGGCAGGTCGTCTACGACCGGCTCGCCGACATGATCCACGACCCGGACCGGGAGAAGGTCGACCGCGCCACGAAGGCCATGATGGGCATGGGCAAGCTGGACGTCGCCGCGCTGGACAAGGCGTACGCGGGGGAGTAG
- a CDS encoding streptophobe family protein produces MSAPTVSARPASRHGWAHAVAAVLTGLAVMVLVAALGLWAAGAADLPDGAFPRVVAATLVTAVGGSVELSGNAGALAQTHAGLTVIPLSVTLAGALVTGAGFLRPLRHRAVASAGELAGWAARIALLWLLALIGLAFAARQTFAVDLGSGTLSDLTGLFEAAPKVGFTTDVPLTVLFGLLWLAGVLLLALLVAPGAPLPGRLLRFQETVRPAAHAMVVLLLAYAVVGLVIALITAATRGHASANFALILLGLPNLAWLALTIGMGATWNGRVDGPFGLPMPHVLDAILRTPDVSALNLRSLTDHDGRWWWLVALDAILLLAVAFRMAACSPVRIRLWQHAVHLGVALALTVLMICLTGRISAHYGLSLLGIGDLGGGLSGELFLRPQLWRTVGLGALWGLVAGFLGGLLARPVHRRGEVGGP; encoded by the coding sequence GTGAGCGCTCCAACCGTCTCCGCACGGCCCGCCTCCCGCCACGGCTGGGCACACGCCGTGGCCGCGGTGCTGACCGGGCTGGCCGTCATGGTGCTGGTGGCGGCGCTGGGGCTGTGGGCGGCCGGAGCGGCGGACCTGCCGGACGGCGCGTTCCCACGGGTGGTTGCCGCGACGCTGGTCACGGCGGTCGGCGGCAGCGTGGAACTCTCCGGCAACGCGGGTGCGTTGGCGCAGACACACGCCGGGCTCACCGTGATCCCGCTGTCGGTGACCCTCGCCGGTGCCCTGGTGACCGGCGCCGGCTTTCTGCGCCCGCTGCGGCACCGGGCGGTCGCCTCGGCCGGGGAACTGGCCGGATGGGCCGCCCGGATCGCGCTGCTGTGGCTGCTCGCGCTGATCGGGCTCGCCTTCGCCGCCCGGCAGACCTTCGCGGTGGACCTGGGCAGCGGCACGCTCAGCGACCTGACCGGGCTGTTCGAGGCGGCGCCGAAGGTGGGGTTCACCACGGACGTGCCGCTGACCGTGCTGTTCGGGCTGCTGTGGCTGGCCGGAGTGCTGCTGCTGGCGCTGCTGGTCGCGCCCGGGGCGCCGCTGCCGGGGCGGCTGCTGCGGTTCCAGGAGACCGTGCGTCCCGCGGCGCACGCGATGGTGGTCCTGCTGCTCGCGTACGCCGTGGTCGGCCTGGTCATCGCGCTCATCACGGCCGCCACCCGCGGGCACGCCTCGGCGAACTTCGCGCTGATTCTGCTCGGCCTGCCCAATCTGGCCTGGCTGGCCCTCACCATCGGCATGGGAGCGACCTGGAACGGCCGCGTGGACGGCCCGTTCGGCCTGCCGATGCCGCATGTCCTGGACGCGATCCTGCGCACCCCGGACGTCTCCGCGCTGAACCTGCGCTCGCTCACCGACCACGACGGCCGGTGGTGGTGGCTGGTGGCCCTGGACGCGATCCTGCTGCTGGCCGTGGCCTTCCGGATGGCGGCCTGTTCACCGGTCCGGATCCGCCTGTGGCAGCACGCCGTGCATCTGGGCGTGGCGTTGGCCCTCACGGTCCTGATGATCTGCCTGACGGGCCGTATCTCCGCGCACTACGGCCTCTCCCTGCTCGGCATCGGCGACCTGGGCGGCGGGCTGTCCGGGGAACTGTTCCTCAGGCCCCAGCTGTGGCGGACGGTGGGCCTGGGTGCGCTGTGGGGCCTGGTCGCCGGCTTCCTGGGCGGACTGCTGGCCCGCCCTGTGCACCGGCGCGGCGAGGTCGGCGGGCCTTAG
- a CDS encoding geranyl diphosphate 2-C-methyltransferase, protein MTTAPVARTTPVPVPAQSTYQSRVADYWNAEENPVNLELGKIDDLYHHHYGLGEADRAVLDEPDPDRRRARVTAELHRLEHAQAELLASYLGPLTPADRVFDAGCGRGGGSVVAHLRYGCQADGVTISAKQAEFAGEQARARGIADQVRYHHRNMLDTGFETGAYAASWNNESTMYVELDLLFAEHARLLRRGGRYVVITGCYNDTYGQASREVSLINAHYICDIHPRSEYFKAMARNRLVPVHVQDLTEAAIPYWELRRQADHLVTGIEDTFLDAYRNGSFQYLLIAADRV, encoded by the coding sequence TTGACCACTGCCCCCGTTGCCCGGACCACGCCCGTTCCGGTCCCGGCCCAGTCCACCTATCAGAGCCGGGTCGCGGACTACTGGAACGCCGAGGAGAATCCGGTCAACCTCGAACTCGGCAAGATCGACGACCTGTACCACCACCACTACGGCCTCGGAGAGGCCGACCGGGCGGTGCTCGACGAGCCCGATCCGGACCGGCGACGGGCACGCGTCACCGCCGAACTGCACCGCCTGGAACACGCCCAGGCCGAACTGCTCGCCTCGTATCTCGGGCCGCTGACGCCCGCCGACCGCGTCTTCGACGCCGGCTGCGGCCGCGGCGGCGGCAGTGTCGTGGCACATCTGCGCTACGGCTGCCAGGCCGACGGCGTGACGATCTCCGCCAAACAGGCCGAGTTCGCCGGCGAACAGGCCCGCGCCCGGGGCATCGCCGACCAGGTGCGCTACCACCACCGCAACATGCTGGACACCGGTTTCGAGACCGGGGCGTACGCGGCGTCGTGGAACAACGAGTCCACCATGTACGTCGAGCTGGACCTGCTGTTCGCCGAGCACGCCCGGCTGCTGCGCCGCGGCGGACGCTATGTGGTGATCACCGGCTGCTACAACGACACCTACGGGCAGGCCTCGCGCGAGGTGTCGCTGATCAACGCCCACTACATCTGCGACATCCACCCGCGCTCGGAGTACTTCAAGGCGATGGCCCGCAACCGCCTGGTGCCGGTACATGTCCAGGATCTCACCGAGGCGGCGATCCCCTACTGGGAACTGCGCCGGCAGGCCGACCACCTGGTCACGGGCATCGAGGACACGTTCCTGGACGCCTATCGCAACGGCAGCTTCCAGTACCTGCTGATCGCCGCCGACCGGGTCTGA
- a CDS encoding helix-turn-helix domain-containing protein, with product MSNQVSDEARVIPLRPVPARPARPVSEPAQEREPLWRDLVGEVLRRERRAQDRTLKDVADAARISLPYLSEIERGRKEASSEVLAAAAHALGLGLGDLLSLTRSELTRRTSTPRRPAPHRPYNALSLAA from the coding sequence GTGAGCAACCAGGTGAGCGACGAAGCCCGAGTGATCCCCCTGCGACCGGTGCCCGCCCGTCCGGCGCGGCCCGTGTCCGAGCCCGCGCAGGAGAGGGAGCCGCTGTGGCGCGATCTGGTCGGCGAGGTGCTGCGCCGCGAGCGGCGGGCACAGGACCGCACCCTCAAGGACGTGGCCGACGCGGCCAGGATCTCGCTGCCCTACCTCTCCGAGATCGAGCGCGGCCGCAAGGAGGCCTCCTCGGAGGTTCTCGCCGCCGCGGCCCACGCCCTCGGCCTGGGCCTCGGCGACCTGCTGTCACTGACCCGATCAGAGCTCACCCGTCGCACGAGCACACCCCGCCGACCGGCTCCCCACCGCCCCTACAACGCGCTCTCCCTGGCCGCCTGA
- a CDS encoding FHA domain-containing protein codes for MAERPVAPAAPELVLETDAGSTVMSPGHEYHVGRDPLSDIVLDDARVSWHHAVLRCDRDRWTVTDRHSTNGTYADGRRIAEWGVRPGSVIRFGNPVDGPRAVLAGAPRPVPDRPSAVSLPLLTGTFRRPSSVRPLPTRTVRIGRAADNDLVVDDLIVSRRHAELRAHADGTYEIVDLGSHNGTYLNGRPVSRAPVGLGDIVGIGHFAFCLVGDELQEYVDTGEVSLDVQDLTVVVDRRSKVLLDDVSFPVGEKCLLAVVGPSGSGKSTLLGALTGQRPADRGTVLYDGRDLYRDYAELRQRIGLVPQDDILHLQLTVRAALSYAAELRFPEDTARAERLARVAEVIRELGLEQRADQPVHSLSGGQRKRVSVALELLTKPSLLFLDEPTSGLDPGMDRSVMTMLRGLADDGHTVIVVTHSVLSLGVCDRLLVLAPGGRVAYYGPPDDALAFFGFEQWPEAFEAFDRDPERDWASEYRESPFHRHYVTEATSQPHHPGPAPVTRAPPPRPRRWGAQLGTLVRRYTAVLSADRTFLLVMIALPFVMGAMGRALAGGRFARDTAMNALLILCVGAVLTGAANAVRELVKERVVYQRERAVGLPRSAYLMSKVVVLGTISVVQAVVLTLVALLGVDLDTPGGKGVLLPPLAEIAPAVALLALTAMMLGLLVSALVRKEEVTMPLLVLLAIVQVVFCGALLPLSGVPGLEQLSWLVPSRWALGAMAGTVGLSRIVPGPLTADPLFRHSTGVWLLNVAMLVVLCVLYGLAVARLLRRHEPAVMRK; via the coding sequence ATGGCGGAGCGGCCGGTCGCCCCGGCGGCGCCCGAACTCGTCCTGGAGACGGACGCGGGTTCCACGGTGATGAGCCCGGGCCACGAGTACCACGTCGGACGCGACCCGTTGAGCGACATCGTCCTCGACGATGCCCGGGTCTCATGGCACCACGCCGTGCTGCGCTGCGACCGTGATCGCTGGACCGTGACGGACCGGCACAGCACCAACGGCACCTATGCCGACGGCCGCAGGATCGCCGAGTGGGGCGTGCGCCCCGGCAGCGTGATCCGCTTCGGCAACCCCGTCGACGGCCCCCGCGCGGTCCTCGCCGGCGCCCCGCGCCCCGTCCCCGACCGCCCCTCCGCGGTGTCGCTGCCCCTGCTGACCGGCACCTTCCGCCGGCCCTCCAGCGTCCGCCCGCTGCCCACGCGCACGGTCCGCATCGGCCGGGCCGCCGACAACGACCTCGTGGTGGACGACCTGATCGTCTCCCGCCGCCACGCCGAACTGCGCGCCCACGCCGACGGCACGTACGAGATCGTCGACCTCGGCAGCCACAACGGCACCTACCTCAACGGCCGGCCCGTCTCCCGCGCGCCCGTCGGCCTGGGCGACATCGTGGGCATCGGCCACTTTGCGTTCTGCCTGGTCGGCGACGAACTCCAGGAGTACGTCGACACCGGCGAGGTCTCCCTGGACGTCCAGGACCTCACCGTCGTCGTCGACCGCAGGAGCAAGGTGCTCCTCGACGACGTGTCCTTCCCGGTGGGGGAGAAGTGCCTGCTCGCGGTGGTCGGACCGAGCGGCTCCGGCAAGTCCACGCTGCTGGGCGCCCTGACCGGGCAGCGGCCCGCCGACCGCGGCACCGTCCTGTACGACGGCCGCGACCTCTACCGCGACTACGCCGAACTGCGCCAGCGCATCGGTCTGGTCCCGCAGGACGACATCCTGCACCTCCAGCTCACCGTGCGCGCCGCCCTGTCCTACGCCGCCGAGCTCCGCTTCCCCGAGGACACGGCCCGGGCCGAGCGGCTCGCCCGGGTCGCCGAGGTCATCCGGGAACTCGGCCTCGAACAGCGCGCCGACCAGCCCGTGCACAGCCTCTCCGGCGGGCAGCGCAAGCGGGTCAGCGTGGCCCTGGAACTGCTCACCAAACCCTCGCTGCTCTTCCTGGACGAGCCGACCTCCGGCCTCGATCCCGGCATGGACCGGTCGGTGATGACCATGCTGCGCGGCCTCGCCGACGACGGCCACACCGTCATCGTGGTCACCCACAGCGTCCTCAGCCTCGGCGTCTGCGACCGCCTCCTGGTGCTCGCCCCCGGCGGCAGGGTGGCCTACTACGGGCCGCCCGACGACGCCCTCGCCTTCTTCGGCTTCGAACAGTGGCCGGAGGCCTTCGAGGCCTTCGACCGCGACCCGGAGCGCGACTGGGCGAGCGAGTACCGCGAGTCCCCGTTCCACCGGCACTACGTCACCGAGGCCACCAGCCAGCCCCACCACCCCGGCCCGGCCCCCGTCACCCGGGCCCCGCCGCCCCGCCCCCGCCGCTGGGGCGCCCAGCTCGGCACCCTGGTCCGCCGCTACACGGCCGTCCTCAGCGCCGACCGCACCTTCCTGCTGGTCATGATCGCCCTGCCCTTCGTCATGGGTGCCATGGGCCGCGCCCTGGCCGGCGGCCGGTTCGCCCGCGACACGGCGATGAACGCGCTGCTCATCCTGTGCGTCGGCGCCGTGCTGACCGGAGCCGCCAACGCGGTGCGCGAACTCGTCAAGGAACGCGTCGTCTACCAGCGCGAACGCGCCGTCGGCCTGCCCCGGTCGGCCTATCTGATGTCCAAGGTGGTGGTGCTCGGCACGATCAGCGTCGTCCAGGCGGTCGTCCTCACCCTCGTCGCCCTCCTCGGCGTCGACCTGGACACCCCCGGCGGCAAGGGTGTCCTGCTGCCGCCGCTCGCCGAGATCGCGCCGGCCGTCGCCCTGCTCGCGCTCACGGCGATGATGCTGGGCCTGCTGGTCTCCGCACTGGTGCGCAAGGAGGAGGTGACGATGCCGCTGCTGGTGCTGCTCGCCATCGTCCAGGTCGTCTTCTGCGGAGCCCTGCTCCCGCTCAGCGGTGTACCGGGCCTGGAACAGCTGTCCTGGCTCGTGCCCTCCCGCTGGGCGCTCGGCGCCATGGCCGGCACGGTCGGGCTGTCCCGGATCGTGCCCGGCCCGCTGACCGCCGACCCCCTCTTCCGGCACTCGACGGGCGTCTGGCTGCTCAACGTGGCCATGCTGGTGGTGCTCTGCGTCCTCTACGGGCTCGCGGTCGCCCGGCTGCTGCGCCGGCACGAGCCCGCCGTGATGCGGAAGTAG
- a CDS encoding epoxide hydrolase family protein has product MTSAPAERIEPFRLSVPQRDLDDLYDRLDRTRWPAELPGSGWEYGVPAGCLRELVRYWRHEYDWRAAEAELNRWPQFTTTIDGARIHFAHIRSPEPDATPLVITHGWPGSIVEFLDVVGPLTDPVAHGGEAADAFHVVVPSIPGFGLSGPTTERGWEARRVADAWARLMRRLGYERFGLQGGDWGAAISRELGRAHPDRVIGVHLNLLPGAQAATEPTEEELAVLDPEDRERTLRSWRRWDEWSREGTGYAVLQSTRPHTLAYALTDSPVGQLAWIIEKFREWTDSADLPEEAIDRDRLLTNVMLYWLTGTAGSSARIYYERAHATGTDTARPSEPSTAPSALAVFPADPQLPLRHKAERTENLVRWTEFDTGGHFAAMEEPDLLIADVRAFFRELREK; this is encoded by the coding sequence ATGACCTCCGCACCCGCCGAACGCATCGAACCCTTCCGGCTGTCGGTCCCGCAGCGCGACCTCGACGACCTGTACGACCGTCTCGACCGCACCCGCTGGCCGGCCGAGCTCCCCGGATCCGGCTGGGAGTACGGCGTCCCGGCCGGCTGTCTGCGGGAGCTGGTCCGCTACTGGCGGCACGAGTACGACTGGCGTGCCGCCGAGGCCGAGCTGAACCGGTGGCCGCAGTTCACCACGACGATCGACGGTGCGCGGATCCACTTCGCCCACATCCGCTCGCCGGAGCCGGATGCCACGCCCCTGGTGATCACCCATGGCTGGCCAGGGTCGATCGTGGAGTTCCTCGACGTGGTCGGTCCGCTCACCGACCCGGTGGCACACGGCGGTGAGGCGGCCGACGCCTTCCATGTCGTCGTGCCGAGCATCCCCGGCTTCGGGCTGTCCGGGCCCACCACCGAGCGGGGCTGGGAGGCACGCCGGGTGGCCGACGCCTGGGCTCGGCTGATGCGGCGGCTCGGCTACGAGCGGTTCGGGCTGCAGGGCGGCGACTGGGGCGCGGCGATCTCGCGCGAACTGGGCCGCGCGCATCCGGACCGGGTGATCGGCGTCCACCTCAATCTGCTGCCGGGCGCGCAGGCGGCCACCGAGCCGACCGAGGAGGAACTGGCCGTGCTCGATCCCGAGGACCGGGAGCGGACGCTGCGGTCCTGGCGCCGGTGGGACGAGTGGTCCCGCGAGGGCACCGGGTACGCGGTCCTGCAGTCCACCCGTCCGCACACCCTCGCCTACGCCCTGACGGACTCGCCCGTCGGTCAACTCGCCTGGATCATCGAGAAGTTCCGCGAGTGGACGGACTCCGCGGACCTGCCGGAGGAGGCGATCGACCGGGACCGGCTGCTCACCAACGTGATGCTGTACTGGCTGACCGGTACGGCCGGTTCGTCCGCCCGCATCTACTACGAGCGGGCCCACGCCACCGGCACCGACACCGCCCGGCCCTCCGAGCCGTCGACCGCCCCGAGCGCCCTGGCCGTGTTCCCGGCCGACCCTCAGCTCCCGCTGCGGCACAAGGCCGAGCGGACCGAAAACCTCGTGCGCTGGACGGAGTTCGACACGGGCGGCCACTTCGCGGCCATGGAGGAGCCGGACCTGCTGATCGCCGACGTCCGGGCGTTCTTCCGGGAGCTGCGGGAGAAGTGA
- a CDS encoding RNA polymerase sigma factor SigF, giving the protein MHTAVIRPDTEVAEWTEQDRTGVGSLPSIADPASVAPRDARELSRQFFRRLTELEEGTHAYQYARNTLIEMNMSLVRFAAGRFRGRGDDMEDIVQTGMIGLIKAIDRFELAREVEFTSFALPYIVGEIKRFFRDTTWAVHVPRRLQELRVELAKAREELSSRLDRDPTVAELATLMNISADEVVEAQLASNGYNSASLDAAFTGDGPDGGEAVLADFIGVEEEGLRLVEDFHALAPLMAELSDRDRQIIHLRFVEEATQAEIGERLGCSQMHVSRLIKRIIARLRQGMLGELDCA; this is encoded by the coding sequence ATGCACACCGCCGTGATCCGGCCGGACACAGAGGTCGCCGAGTGGACCGAGCAGGACAGGACGGGCGTGGGATCCCTGCCCAGTATCGCGGACCCGGCGTCCGTCGCACCACGTGACGCGCGGGAGCTGTCCCGCCAGTTCTTCCGCCGGCTGACCGAGCTGGAGGAGGGCACGCACGCGTACCAGTACGCGCGCAACACCCTCATCGAGATGAACATGTCGCTGGTGCGGTTCGCCGCCGGACGGTTCCGTGGCCGCGGCGACGACATGGAGGACATCGTCCAGACCGGCATGATCGGCCTGATCAAGGCCATCGACCGGTTCGAGCTGGCCCGCGAGGTGGAGTTCACCTCCTTCGCGCTGCCGTACATCGTCGGCGAGATCAAACGGTTCTTCCGTGACACCACCTGGGCGGTGCACGTCCCGCGCCGGCTCCAGGAGCTGCGGGTGGAGCTGGCCAAGGCCCGCGAGGAGCTGTCCAGCCGGCTGGACCGGGACCCGACGGTGGCCGAGCTGGCGACGCTGATGAACATCTCCGCGGACGAGGTCGTCGAGGCCCAGCTCGCCTCGAACGGGTACAACTCCGCCTCCCTCGACGCCGCGTTCACCGGTGACGGCCCGGACGGCGGCGAGGCGGTACTCGCCGACTTCATCGGCGTGGAGGAGGAAGGGCTGCGGCTCGTCGAGGACTTCCACGCGCTGGCACCGCTGATGGCCGAACTCAGCGACCGGGACCGGCAGATCATCCATCTGCGGTTCGTCGAGGAAGCCACTCAGGCGGAGATCGGGGAACGGCTCGGCTGCTCCCAGATGCATGTGTCCCGGCTGATCAAGCGGATCATCGCCCGGCTGCGCCAGGGGATGCTCGGCGAGCTCGACTGCGCCTGA
- a CDS encoding serine/threonine-protein kinase codes for MARETSLFSGRPSELIGRKIASYLIESEIGRGGMAVVYRARDLRLDRTVALKLLAPELARNDTFRKRFTHESQVAAAIDHPHIVPVFEAGETDGVLYIAMRHVSGSDLRHLLDLRGPLPLPDAVRIAGQVASALDAAHEHGLVHRDVKPGNILVAEGIDSDHPEHVYLTDFGLTKKSLSLTGFTSVGQFVGTLDYVAPEQISGRPVDGRCDVYGLACVVYETLAGRPPFLRDDDMALLWAHQYDDPPPPSETCPGLAPAVDPVFAKALAKSPDARYDTCLAFVAALRSATEPTPGPPEPHPATEPDTETDHTTKVPGPPHWAEPVVPGLGPAQEMP; via the coding sequence ATGGCACGCGAGACCAGCCTGTTCTCCGGCCGGCCCTCGGAACTGATCGGCCGGAAGATCGCGAGCTACCTGATCGAGAGCGAGATCGGGCGTGGCGGCATGGCCGTCGTCTACCGCGCCCGCGACCTGCGCCTGGACCGCACGGTCGCCCTCAAGCTGCTCGCCCCCGAACTCGCCCGCAACGACACCTTCCGCAAGCGCTTCACCCACGAGTCGCAGGTGGCCGCGGCGATCGACCACCCGCACATCGTGCCGGTCTTCGAGGCCGGCGAGACCGACGGCGTGCTCTACATCGCCATGCGTCACGTCTCCGGCAGCGACCTGCGCCATCTCCTCGACCTGCGCGGACCGCTGCCGTTGCCCGACGCCGTGCGGATCGCCGGGCAGGTGGCCTCCGCCCTCGACGCCGCCCACGAGCACGGGCTGGTGCACCGGGACGTCAAGCCCGGCAACATCCTGGTCGCCGAGGGCATCGACAGCGACCACCCCGAGCACGTGTACCTCACCGACTTCGGGCTCACCAAGAAGTCGCTCTCCCTGACCGGCTTCACCAGCGTCGGCCAGTTCGTCGGCACCCTCGACTACGTGGCCCCCGAGCAGATCTCCGGCCGCCCGGTCGACGGCCGCTGCGACGTCTACGGCCTGGCCTGCGTCGTGTACGAGACCCTGGCCGGACGCCCGCCGTTCCTGCGCGACGACGACATGGCCCTGCTCTGGGCCCACCAGTACGACGACCCGCCCCCGCCGAGCGAGACCTGCCCCGGCCTCGCCCCGGCCGTCGACCCGGTCTTCGCCAAGGCCCTCGCCAAGAGCCCCGACGCCCGCTACGACACCTGCCTCGCGTTCGTCGCCGCCCTGCGGAGCGCCACGGAGCCCACCCCCGGCCCGCCCGAACCCCACCCGGCGACGGAGCCCGACACGGAGACGGACCACACGACCAAGGTCCCGGGTCCCCCGCACTGGGCCGAGCCGGTTGTTCCGGGACTGGGGCCCGCGCAAGAGATGCCCTAA
- a CDS encoding family 2 encapsulin nanocompartment cargo protein terpene cyclase: MTSEHPTTTAGPSYTLPGPPNVAQSLRRRRRTGAIPGLHHQQAAPADPVKAAEVDRRLETWAQGLDLFPAAWKGDFSGFQFGRAVVLQHPGALDLDRLTAAGKLLLAENIVDSCYCEEDEGRGGSRRGLGGPLIIAQSALDPYHGVPELEEEWRQGIQADGPLRSYHFAIADFASFATPSQTDRFVHDIARLHLGYLGEAAWMETAYVPRVWEYLVMRQFNNFRPCLSIVDAVDGYELPEQVYARPEIQRITALACNATTIVNDLYSFTKELASDPSHLNLPQVVAANERCGLKAAYLRSVEIHNRIMAAFEEESALLSATSPLVERYAQGLAAWVSGNHEWHATNTHRYHLPDYW, encoded by the coding sequence ATGACATCCGAGCACCCCACCACCACCGCCGGCCCCTCCTACACGCTGCCCGGGCCGCCCAATGTCGCCCAGAGCCTGCGCAGACGCCGACGCACCGGGGCGATCCCCGGACTGCACCACCAGCAGGCCGCGCCCGCCGACCCGGTGAAGGCCGCCGAGGTGGACCGCCGGCTGGAGACCTGGGCGCAAGGGCTCGATCTCTTCCCGGCGGCCTGGAAGGGGGACTTCTCCGGCTTCCAGTTCGGCCGGGCCGTCGTACTGCAGCATCCGGGCGCGCTCGATCTGGACCGTCTGACGGCCGCCGGGAAGCTGCTGCTGGCCGAGAACATCGTCGACTCCTGCTACTGCGAGGAGGACGAGGGCCGGGGCGGATCACGACGCGGTCTGGGCGGCCCGCTGATCATCGCCCAGTCGGCCCTCGACCCCTACCACGGCGTCCCGGAACTGGAGGAGGAGTGGCGGCAGGGCATCCAGGCCGACGGTCCGCTGCGCTCCTACCACTTCGCCATCGCGGACTTCGCGAGCTTCGCCACGCCCAGCCAGACCGACCGGTTCGTCCACGACATCGCCCGGCTGCACCTGGGCTACCTGGGCGAGGCCGCCTGGATGGAGACGGCGTACGTGCCCCGGGTCTGGGAGTACCTGGTGATGCGGCAGTTCAACAACTTCCGGCCCTGTCTGTCCATCGTCGACGCCGTGGACGGCTACGAACTGCCCGAGCAGGTCTACGCCCGGCCCGAGATCCAGCGGATCACCGCCCTCGCCTGCAACGCCACCACGATCGTGAACGACCTGTACTCCTTCACCAAGGAGCTGGCCAGCGACCCCTCGCATCTGAACCTGCCGCAGGTCGTCGCCGCCAACGAGCGGTGCGGGCTGAAGGCCGCCTACCTGAGGTCCGTCGAGATCCACAACCGGATCATGGCGGCCTTCGAGGAGGAGTCGGCGCTGCTGTCCGCCACCTCGCCCCTCGTGGAGCGCTACGCCCAGGGGCTCGCCGCCTGGGTGTCCGGCAACCACGAGTGGCACGCCACCAACACCCACCGCTACCACCTGCCCGACTACTGGTGA
- a CDS encoding ATP-binding protein, whose protein sequence is MTKHLGGAVISTGFDVPVEPLRRAAHYTGEPGCIAEARAFASRFLEQLRTEWCATADRRADGELLLLVSELVTNADRHSSGPYILELEGRENSVTVCVYDSSSALPRRYPRDPERVGRHGMEIVYALASEVTAERVPVGKRVRARFELDQSGG, encoded by the coding sequence ATGACCAAGCACCTGGGCGGGGCAGTGATATCGACTGGTTTCGACGTACCCGTGGAACCGTTGAGACGCGCGGCGCACTACACCGGAGAGCCCGGTTGCATCGCCGAGGCGCGCGCCTTCGCGTCCCGGTTCCTGGAGCAGCTGCGAACCGAGTGGTGCGCCACCGCCGACCGCCGCGCCGACGGCGAGCTGCTGCTGCTCGTGAGCGAACTCGTCACCAACGCCGACCGGCACAGCAGCGGTCCGTACATCCTGGAACTGGAAGGCAGGGAAAACTCCGTCACGGTGTGTGTCTACGACAGCAGCTCCGCCCTGCCGCGCCGCTACCCCAGGGACCCCGAGCGCGTCGGACGGCACGGCATGGAGATCGTGTACGCCCTGGCCTCGGAGGTCACCGCGGAGCGCGTGCCCGTCGGCAAGCGGGTGCGCGCCCGCTTCGAACTGGATCAGTCAGGCGGCTGA